A region of Paenibacillus sp. 37 DNA encodes the following proteins:
- a CDS encoding glycosyl hydrolase yields the protein MKAGAEEVCDHLQQLKQQFANPDATYRPQPFWFLNHALEKTELESQIQSMYEAGVGGVVLHARHGMLIPYLSPEFMDVLEFCTAECKKRNMVVWLYDEENWPSGTLGGRLTREQPEYRMRYLRIEEKRYVRDVPQESLKLDFASHDHNELIAILAYRAVNLDGEWLLHDEPENITHCWGEEWSPGHAHDSYIVLACWSCEIAEGITFAKGYYLDTLNPEAVQSFIGMSYEPFLALKPYYGSTIQGVFTDEPGLMIHDGFFGVEAIRTAVHDVEATLPGLVFAWTEGMVERYQQENGYDLIPRLGALLYPMTDGSRSTRQQYYDTITRWYVEGYHAAIRSWCEQSGLLYIGHTLEEPVWGQARSQGNQTRVLQQFHYAGVDYLTPGIGSKANPHRIVSVKTAASVAQLHRKERVICEAFGASGHGYSMRQRRLDANFMAFLGVNLFIPHAFYYSFAGYRKTDFPPTEFKHAPHWLHYRAFADYIGRLSLLGAKGKRTPEVLLLSPIHTVYETMFTSGEANMQPSSDVLFSLLSDRLLRSSIDYDYVDECQLREALLVEGEGLQFDGHGHGYSILVMPEIEVMSRDVAARLVSFVNQGGTLIAIGTIPQHSESLRHDPVLLKDIQQLFGTDPPHGKLRAVGKGHSLFYSMDDAVHQGGQSQRLDQLEAFCIQLGELIREPPVIRWDWIEGQSDDLISVERRIGNLVYVWLMNWSEHSVTIKLICDEKKGHLEEWELENGRVCSIDAESFLSFVPGELCVLSVSPQESSSFPQERTDHAEYIEQACLGDKSFSTNVVEVILDEQWGFRTAGPNVLLLDQWHVTLNDRHSRMNATMPGQVNTYRTTFGMTPKLIERLQSPRGSDRSGKAGEESWGRVELLLDDVDQNIPSHIGFLQRRRNLEIFVNGVRQEALRHSSWQDGDYDSVDLTPHLLAGENELEILTVSLLEPMPAISFPAFLIGPFAIENDTTLNTDVEQWGGCWNTAGYPYYSGTGVYSQQVDLSNINLAANEELWLVAEDIRETASLYVNDIEAGIRLWPPYQWNITPYIQEGLNEMNLHAANTLENLYGKSALTSGINGQVRLIRRTRRTSQTQHHNKS from the coding sequence ATGAAGGCAGGCGCAGAGGAAGTCTGTGATCATTTACAGCAGCTCAAGCAGCAATTTGCGAATCCGGATGCAACGTATCGTCCGCAGCCTTTCTGGTTTCTGAATCATGCGCTGGAGAAGACCGAACTGGAGAGTCAGATTCAATCCATGTATGAAGCGGGTGTCGGCGGTGTGGTTCTGCATGCCCGGCACGGAATGCTAATCCCATATCTCTCGCCGGAATTTATGGATGTGCTGGAGTTTTGCACAGCAGAATGCAAGAAACGGAATATGGTCGTCTGGCTGTACGATGAGGAGAATTGGCCGAGCGGAACCTTGGGCGGCAGACTGACACGGGAACAACCGGAATATCGCATGCGTTATTTGAGAATAGAGGAAAAGCGATATGTACGAGATGTGCCGCAGGAAAGCTTGAAGCTGGATTTTGCCTCCCATGATCACAATGAGCTGATCGCCATCCTGGCCTATCGCGCGGTTAACCTCGATGGAGAGTGGTTGCTTCATGATGAACCGGAAAATATCACACATTGTTGGGGAGAAGAGTGGAGTCCGGGTCACGCCCATGATTCTTATATTGTTCTCGCTTGCTGGTCATGTGAGATTGCCGAGGGAATCACCTTCGCTAAAGGGTATTACCTGGATACATTGAATCCGGAAGCGGTTCAGTCTTTCATTGGGATGTCTTATGAACCGTTTCTGGCATTAAAGCCCTATTACGGATCAACCATTCAAGGGGTGTTTACTGACGAGCCGGGTCTTATGATTCACGATGGCTTCTTCGGGGTGGAGGCCATCCGAACCGCCGTTCATGATGTGGAGGCTACTTTGCCGGGGCTCGTCTTCGCTTGGACTGAGGGGATGGTCGAACGATATCAGCAAGAGAACGGGTATGATTTAATCCCGCGGTTGGGGGCATTGTTGTATCCCATGACAGACGGCAGCCGATCCACAAGGCAGCAATATTATGATACGATCACCCGTTGGTATGTGGAGGGATATCATGCCGCGATTCGTTCATGGTGTGAACAATCCGGTCTGCTCTATATCGGTCATACGCTGGAGGAGCCTGTCTGGGGGCAGGCTCGATCTCAAGGCAATCAAACCCGGGTATTGCAGCAATTCCACTATGCAGGCGTGGATTATCTCACTCCCGGCATCGGGTCAAAGGCGAATCCGCATCGCATTGTGTCCGTCAAGACGGCGGCTTCTGTCGCGCAGCTGCACAGGAAGGAACGGGTGATCTGTGAAGCCTTTGGTGCAAGTGGTCATGGTTATTCCATGCGCCAGCGGCGACTTGATGCCAATTTTATGGCCTTTTTGGGAGTTAATCTGTTTATTCCGCATGCATTCTATTATTCGTTTGCCGGGTATCGGAAGACCGACTTTCCACCGACTGAATTCAAACATGCACCCCATTGGCTGCATTATCGTGCTTTTGCCGATTATATAGGGCGATTGAGTCTGCTTGGAGCAAAAGGAAAACGAACGCCGGAAGTTCTGCTGTTATCGCCTATCCATACGGTATATGAAACCATGTTCACATCAGGCGAAGCAAACATGCAGCCTTCATCAGATGTGCTGTTCTCGCTTTTGTCAGATCGCTTGCTGCGATCATCTATCGACTACGACTATGTGGATGAATGCCAGCTTCGCGAAGCGCTCCTTGTTGAAGGAGAGGGTTTGCAATTTGATGGCCATGGCCATGGATATTCGATCCTCGTTATGCCGGAAATAGAGGTGATGTCAAGGGATGTTGCAGCCAGGCTTGTATCCTTTGTTAACCAGGGCGGCACGTTAATTGCGATAGGTACGATTCCGCAGCATAGTGAATCTTTGCGGCATGATCCGGTGTTGTTGAAGGATATCCAGCAGCTGTTTGGTACCGATCCGCCGCACGGAAAATTACGTGCTGTTGGCAAGGGGCACAGCCTCTTTTATTCCATGGATGACGCTGTTCATCAAGGCGGCCAGAGTCAGCGTCTGGATCAACTCGAAGCGTTTTGTATTCAATTAGGGGAGTTGATCAGGGAACCACCGGTAATACGATGGGATTGGATTGAAGGTCAGTCTGACGATTTGATTAGCGTCGAACGCAGAATTGGAAATCTGGTGTATGTATGGTTGATGAATTGGTCAGAGCACTCCGTGACCATTAAGCTCATTTGCGATGAAAAGAAAGGTCACTTGGAAGAGTGGGAGTTGGAGAATGGAAGAGTATGCAGCATTGACGCTGAATCGTTCCTTTCGTTCGTACCCGGAGAGCTGTGTGTGCTGTCGGTAAGCCCTCAAGAGAGCTCCTCTTTTCCGCAAGAACGTACGGATCATGCGGAGTATATAGAGCAAGCGTGCCTGGGAGATAAATCTTTTTCCACGAATGTGGTAGAGGTCATTCTGGATGAGCAGTGGGGGTTCAGGACCGCAGGCCCCAACGTTCTTCTGCTAGATCAATGGCATGTCACGTTGAATGACCGACATTCCAGGATGAACGCGACCATGCCCGGGCAAGTAAATACGTATCGCACGACATTTGGCATGACGCCAAAATTGATTGAACGGCTTCAATCCCCGCGTGGTTCGGATCGTTCCGGTAAGGCGGGAGAAGAATCATGGGGCAGGGTGGAATTGCTTCTGGATGATGTAGATCAGAACATTCCATCCCATATCGGATTTTTGCAGCGTAGGCGTAATCTGGAAATATTCGTCAATGGGGTACGTCAGGAAGCGTTAAGACACTCTTCGTGGCAGGATGGTGATTATGACAGTGTAGATCTCACTCCACATTTGTTGGCTGGTGAGAATGAGCTGGAAATTCTGACGGTTTCGTTATTGGAGCCGATGCCTGCTATTTCATTCCCAGCCTTTCTGATTGGTCCGTTCGCGATAGAAAATGATACGACGTTAAATACCGATGTGGAACAATGGGGTGGATGTTGGAATACTGCTGGCTATCCTTATTATTCAGGTACGGGTGTCTACTCGCAGCAGGTGGATCTGTCTAACATAAACTTAGCTGCAAATGAGGAGCTATGGCTGGTAGCCGAAGATATAAGGGAGACAGCAAGCCTATATGTGAATGATATTGAAGCAGGTATTCGTTTATGGCCGCCTTACCAATGGAACATAACGCCATATATTCAAGAAGGATTGAATGAAATGAACTTACATGCCGCAAATACACTGGAGAATTTGTATGGAAAGTCAGCGCTGACATCAGGA